The following proteins come from a genomic window of Terribacillus aidingensis:
- a CDS encoding alpha/beta fold hydrolase — translation MKNHSIDANSNQKLSYRSFQGTSVKAPILIIYHGWAGSTAGYYDLAEELQNEGYTVVLPDIAHHDSRGTVDNYFNVHTRQQMFWGTVFQTIDEFDLLVADLKIDKKNILVIGSSMGGFIANSIFAKNPDIQGLVNVNGSGAFVVADDFFRRVDERVKLSGKERKVLDTYDPINYTYSGKPALLMHGDSDQTLDCSGQYAYYTHCSSPDVTFDIYNEVNHQFTEDMVDGMKYWLNENFD, via the coding sequence GTGAAAAACCACTCAATTGATGCTAACAGTAATCAGAAACTGTCTTATCGCTCTTTTCAAGGTACAAGCGTAAAAGCTCCTATACTGATCATTTATCATGGATGGGCAGGCAGTACGGCTGGATATTATGACTTGGCGGAAGAGCTTCAGAATGAAGGATATACGGTCGTTTTACCTGACATAGCCCATCATGACAGCAGAGGAACTGTAGATAATTACTTTAACGTACATACTCGTCAGCAAATGTTCTGGGGTACAGTATTTCAGACAATCGATGAATTCGATTTATTGGTAGCTGACTTGAAAATAGATAAGAAAAATATACTGGTCATTGGCAGTTCCATGGGCGGTTTTATAGCTAATAGTATTTTTGCAAAGAATCCTGACATACAAGGCTTGGTCAATGTGAATGGATCTGGCGCTTTTGTAGTGGCAGATGATTTTTTCAGGAGAGTTGACGAAAGAGTCAAGCTGTCAGGCAAGGAAAGAAAAGTGCTTGATACGTATGACCCAATAAATTATACATATAGCGGCAAGCCTGCATTGCTAATGCATGGAGATAGCGATCAGACTCTCGATTGCTCTGGACAGTATGCTTATTACACGCACTGCAGCAGTCCAGATGTCACTTTCGATATCTACAATGAAGTCAATCATCAATTTACAGAGGATATGGTGGATGGGATGAAGTATTGGCTGAACGAGAATTTCGATTAA
- a CDS encoding O-methyltransferase, translating to MKRMEKKWTDVDNVFLKNLLPAEEDHEYVLEANREAELPQIDVSPLQGKLLHLMAKIRGAKRILEIGTLGGYSTIWLAKALPAAGKLYTLEYHPYYAEVARSNIETAGLEDKAEVVVGNAIDTLPTLYNEQKNVFDFIFLDADKQSYPEYLKWAIKLAAPGAVIIADNVVRRGEVANEQSTDERVQGVQQFLKLLSEEPRIEATAVQTVGSKGYDGFVLGYVK from the coding sequence ATGAAACGCATGGAGAAGAAATGGACCGACGTTGATAATGTGTTTTTGAAAAACTTGCTGCCTGCTGAAGAGGATCATGAATATGTACTGGAAGCAAATCGGGAAGCAGAACTGCCTCAGATCGATGTATCCCCCTTGCAAGGAAAGCTGCTGCATTTGATGGCCAAAATCAGAGGAGCTAAGCGAATCCTTGAAATCGGTACTCTTGGCGGCTACAGCACGATTTGGCTTGCCAAAGCGCTTCCCGCTGCCGGAAAACTGTACACCCTGGAATACCACCCCTATTATGCCGAAGTAGCGAGAAGCAATATTGAAACAGCTGGACTGGAGGATAAAGCTGAAGTAGTCGTCGGTAATGCAATAGACACACTGCCAACACTTTATAACGAGCAAAAAAACGTTTTTGATTTCATCTTCCTCGACGCCGATAAACAAAGCTATCCAGAATACCTGAAATGGGCTATCAAGCTAGCAGCACCAGGAGCCGTCATTATCGCCGATAATGTAGTCCGCAGAGGCGAAGTAGCGAACGAGCAGAGCACAGACGAACGCGTGCAAGGCGTACAGCAGTTTTTGAAATTGCTTTCCGAAGAACCTCGTATTGAAGCTACAGCTGTGCAGACTGTCGGAAGCAAGGGTTATGATGGTTTTGTTCTCGGCTATGTAAAATAA
- a CDS encoding diacylglycerol kinase has protein sequence MKRARIIYNPTSGKEAFRRELPDVLEIFEKAGYETSAHATTCEGDATAAARLAVERGYDLVVACGGDGTVNEVVSGLAEQPNRPKLGIIPVGTTNDLARALYIPRNIKRAAEIIVEGKTRRLDIGKVNDHYFMNIAGGGKLTELTYDVPSKTKTMLGQMAYYLKGIEMLPSLRPIKVEIEYDGKWFEDEIMLFLVSNTNSVGGFEKLAPDALLDDGLFDLVILRKTNIAEFIRIASLAIRGAHLDHDLIFYTRANRIKVKPADKMQLNIDGEYGGLLPGEFVNLHQHIEYFVTEEFIQKQDSLVD, from the coding sequence ATGAAACGCGCTCGGATCATTTACAATCCAACTTCAGGTAAAGAAGCGTTCAGACGGGAACTCCCGGATGTATTAGAAATTTTTGAAAAGGCAGGCTATGAGACTTCGGCGCATGCAACCACATGTGAAGGAGATGCAACGGCGGCAGCGCGTTTGGCAGTAGAGCGCGGCTATGATCTTGTCGTTGCATGCGGCGGGGACGGTACTGTCAACGAGGTCGTATCTGGCTTAGCTGAACAGCCAAACCGGCCGAAGCTCGGTATCATTCCGGTCGGTACGACGAATGATTTAGCTCGGGCACTATATATTCCGCGCAACATCAAGCGGGCAGCTGAGATTATTGTAGAAGGCAAGACTCGCAGGCTTGATATCGGTAAGGTCAATGATCATTACTTCATGAATATTGCTGGCGGCGGGAAGCTGACTGAGCTTACCTATGATGTTCCAAGTAAGACAAAGACAATGCTTGGCCAGATGGCCTATTATTTGAAAGGCATCGAAATGCTGCCATCGCTTCGTCCAATCAAGGTAGAGATTGAGTATGATGGGAAGTGGTTCGAGGACGAGATTATGCTCTTTCTTGTGTCTAACACAAACTCAGTTGGCGGCTTCGAGAAGCTCGCACCGGATGCGCTGTTGGATGATGGGTTATTCGATTTGGTGATTTTACGCAAAACGAACATAGCTGAATTCATCCGTATCGCTTCCTTGGCAATCCGAGGAGCGCATTTGGATCATGATCTTATCTTCTATACAAGAGCGAACAGAATCAAGGTAAAACCTGCTGATAAAATGCAGTTGAACATCGATGGCGAATACGGTGGTTTATTGCCAGGTGAATTCGTCAATTTGCATCAGCACATTGAATACTTCGTGACAGAGGAATTCATTCAGAAACAAGATAGCTTAGTTGACTAA
- the rlmD gene encoding 23S rRNA (uracil(1939)-C(5))-methyltransferase RlmD, with translation MAKLAPPVEKNQTIELTFEDLTHDGDGVGKIDGYPLFVPYALPGETAQVKVIKTKKNFGFGKLLEVTKPSEHRVEPPCDVYIQCGGCQLQHMSYTMQLDMKQKQVQNAMKKIGHLEHVPVHPTLGMDDPWRYRNKIQIPTAERNGEMITGFYRKRSHDIIENMETCVIQEEVNDRMVEAVRRIASRLGIPAYNEETHRGVLRHIMVRTGQQTNETMIVLVTRVNELPYAKELVAELHETYPQIKSIVQNINKERTNVILGRKTKLLWGEEYIYDTIGDIKFAISAQSFYQVNPAQTKVLYDQALKYANLSGNETVIDAYSGIGTISLFLAQKAKKVYGVEIVPQAVSDAKMNAKLNHMDNAEFYVGKAEEVMPWWKSQGLNPDVIVVDPPRKGCEEDLLQAMIDMKPKRIVYVSCNPSTLARDLRFLEDGGFETKQVQPVDMFPQTSHIECVAEIELKVSN, from the coding sequence ATGGCAAAATTAGCGCCACCAGTTGAAAAGAACCAAACAATCGAACTGACCTTCGAAGACCTGACACATGACGGAGACGGAGTCGGTAAAATAGACGGCTATCCATTGTTTGTACCATATGCGCTTCCAGGTGAGACAGCGCAAGTGAAAGTGATTAAAACGAAGAAAAACTTCGGCTTTGGTAAACTTCTTGAAGTAACAAAGCCAAGTGAACATCGAGTTGAACCGCCATGTGATGTGTACATCCAATGCGGCGGCTGTCAGCTGCAGCATATGAGCTATACAATGCAGCTGGACATGAAGCAAAAACAAGTGCAAAATGCGATGAAGAAAATCGGCCATCTGGAGCATGTACCTGTGCACCCAACGCTTGGTATGGACGATCCATGGCGCTACCGTAATAAGATTCAGATTCCGACAGCAGAACGAAACGGTGAAATGATTACTGGTTTTTACCGCAAACGCAGTCATGACATCATTGAGAACATGGAAACATGTGTTATCCAAGAAGAAGTCAATGACCGGATGGTAGAAGCTGTCCGCCGCATCGCCAGCCGTCTTGGCATTCCTGCTTATAATGAAGAAACACATCGCGGTGTGCTGCGCCATATCATGGTCCGCACAGGCCAGCAGACGAATGAGACGATGATTGTACTCGTTACGCGTGTGAATGAACTGCCATATGCAAAAGAGCTTGTTGCGGAGCTGCATGAAACGTATCCGCAAATCAAATCGATTGTACAGAATATCAACAAGGAACGTACGAATGTCATCCTTGGCCGCAAGACGAAGCTGCTATGGGGTGAAGAATATATCTACGATACAATCGGGGATATCAAATTCGCCATTTCAGCGCAATCGTTCTATCAAGTTAATCCGGCACAAACGAAGGTATTGTATGACCAAGCATTGAAATATGCGAACCTGAGCGGCAATGAAACTGTTATTGATGCTTATTCCGGAATTGGTACAATCTCGTTATTCCTAGCTCAAAAAGCGAAGAAAGTTTACGGTGTTGAAATCGTGCCGCAAGCAGTTTCCGATGCTAAAATGAACGCCAAACTAAATCACATGGACAACGCTGAATTCTACGTCGGCAAAGCTGAAGAAGTAATGCCATGGTGGAAATCACAAGGCTTAAACCCTGACGTTATCGTCGTCGACCCGCCACGTAAAGGCTGTGAAGAAGATTTGCTTCAAGCTATGATCGACATGAAGCCAAAACGCATCGTGTACGTCAGCTGTAACCCAAGCACGCTAGCTCGTGATCTACGCTTCTTGGAAGACGGCGGATTTGAGACGAAGCAAGTACAGCCTGTAGACATGTTCCCTCAGACTAGTCACATTGAGTGTGTGGCGGAGATTGAGTTGAAGGTGTCTAACTAA
- a CDS encoding DUF6792 domain-containing protein, protein MSKDFLESPTLQARLINIEYKNLKPEEFKQEVQRIYLEETGELLEGDIDVYHSSESNSKSIKDSGYDGTAIQIQTEDQTEVYVISQGTTGFEDWLYNLKSMLAGKTADQATATDNFVDDAKLHFGTEESAEIFGLSHSLGHNNNAVAHLTYDTFDEVFSINGAQPNYYELYEASPDFNRAVKKEFNIVFDEQIYELSPDKLHDFAMGYYEDKSDNIHQIISKDDPLYAASAVRGFFTLGNVTMVDTNPDTPGLRELMEEIPDDVVKNFQDLAIDFAVGSEKGGTNGGVEALLGVDLKEFEGIDGFWSGAGFYFTHSSEIDTMIRSLEEKVPTLLDKLTPITENSEEIFGSLYEAEYITKEQKDVMIEEIAIIEQELQEINETIGRNVNIRDSGNPNAVFGGDIGAGLKIYFDHVKVIMESVDRIKESGILDNLSAITDSHSISELLSVMSDGKKGYLGTDMVYTATKGEGEPIKVNISAALRMYQQSIPILEAKAAKISELEQAIHDELDTSYKDEERKVRDEIDQMEGSPGTYKFLLSKHGYYPTFMKEMKKISVHEIFPPLENNDFEEQLAELTKTVETGYIYIENYRKSIEDLFEEEEQLSQLFDLSRRI, encoded by the coding sequence GTGTCAAAAGATTTTCTTGAGTCTCCCACACTACAAGCACGACTAATCAACATCGAATATAAAAATTTAAAACCAGAGGAATTTAAGCAAGAGGTTCAACGGATTTATCTTGAAGAAACTGGAGAATTGCTTGAAGGAGACATTGATGTATATCATTCTTCCGAATCTAACAGTAAATCAATAAAAGATTCCGGTTATGATGGAACTGCAATACAAATTCAAACTGAAGACCAAACAGAAGTCTATGTTATATCGCAAGGAACTACAGGATTTGAAGATTGGCTTTATAATTTAAAATCAATGCTTGCAGGTAAAACGGCTGATCAAGCCACAGCCACGGATAACTTTGTTGATGATGCAAAACTGCACTTTGGCACTGAAGAGAGTGCAGAAATATTTGGTTTATCACATTCTTTGGGACATAATAACAATGCTGTTGCTCATCTAACATATGATACTTTTGATGAAGTTTTTAGTATAAATGGAGCTCAGCCTAATTATTATGAGTTATATGAAGCTAGTCCTGACTTTAACAGAGCCGTAAAAAAAGAATTTAATATAGTATTTGACGAACAAATTTATGAGCTTTCTCCTGATAAGCTCCATGACTTTGCTATGGGGTACTACGAAGATAAATCCGATAACATCCACCAAATCATCTCAAAAGACGATCCGCTCTACGCAGCAAGCGCGGTTCGCGGCTTCTTTACCTTAGGCAATGTGACGATGGTAGATACTAATCCTGATACACCAGGTCTACGTGAATTGATGGAAGAAATCCCCGATGATGTAGTAAAGAATTTTCAGGATCTGGCAATTGATTTTGCTGTAGGGTCTGAGAAGGGTGGTACAAACGGTGGGGTTGAAGCATTATTAGGAGTGGATTTAAAGGAATTCGAGGGTATCGACGGTTTCTGGAGCGGGGCAGGCTTTTATTTCACTCATTCATCAGAAATAGATACCATGATTAGATCCTTAGAAGAAAAGGTCCCTACCCTTTTGGATAAGTTAACGCCAATAACAGAAAATTCGGAGGAAATATTCGGTAGCTTATATGAAGCAGAATATATAACGAAAGAACAGAAAGATGTCATGATTGAGGAGATAGCCATAATCGAACAAGAACTGCAAGAAATAAACGAGACTATCGGGAGAAATGTAAATATCCGTGATTCAGGAAACCCCAACGCTGTATTCGGCGGAGACATAGGGGCGGGATTAAAAATTTATTTTGATCATGTAAAAGTTATTATGGAGAGTGTTGATCGAATAAAAGAAAGTGGTATTCTGGACAATCTGAGTGCCATTACAGACAGTCACAGCATCTCTGAATTGCTTTCTGTCATGTCAGACGGCAAGAAAGGCTACTTAGGCACCGATATGGTGTACACTGCAACAAAAGGCGAAGGCGAGCCTATTAAAGTTAATATCTCCGCGGCACTCCGCATGTATCAGCAATCTATCCCCATCTTAGAGGCAAAAGCAGCAAAGATCAGTGAACTGGAACAGGCCATTCATGATGAATTGGATACGTCTTACAAAGATGAAGAACGAAAAGTACGGGACGAAATTGATCAAATGGAAGGCAGTCCGGGTACTTACAAATTTCTGCTGAGTAAGCACGGCTATTATCCAACGTTTATGAAAGAGATGAAGAAAATATCTGTACATGAGATCTTCCCGCCGCTAGAGAATAATGATTTTGAAGAACAGCTGGCAGAGCTTACTAAAACGGTAGAAACGGGATATATTTATATCGAGAATTACCGTAAATCCATCGAGGACTTGTTTGAAGAAGAAGAACAACTGTCACAGTTATTCGATTTATCGAGGAGGATATAG
- a CDS encoding N-acetylmannosamine-6-phosphate 2-epimerase has product MLNTVKNNLIVSCQALPEEPLHSSFIMSKMALAAMQGGAKGIRANSKGDIIEIKKEVNLPVVGIVKRDYKDSSVYITPTFQEIDELLESGCEMIAMDATRRSRPEGIELGELVRYVREKDASIQLMADIATLEDAIQADQLGFDCVSTTLYGYTEETKNKKLYDNDFEFLKEVIESVSIPVIAEGNVITPEMAKRCLQLGAYSVVVGGAITRPQQITERFVETLN; this is encoded by the coding sequence ATGCTGAACACAGTCAAAAATAATCTAATTGTATCCTGTCAGGCTTTACCAGAAGAACCCCTTCATAGTTCATTCATCATGTCCAAAATGGCATTAGCTGCAATGCAAGGGGGGGCGAAAGGTATACGGGCAAATTCTAAAGGAGATATTATAGAAATAAAGAAAGAAGTGAATCTCCCAGTCGTTGGTATTGTTAAGCGTGATTACAAAGATTCCTCTGTATACATCACACCCACATTTCAAGAGATTGATGAGCTACTGGAAAGCGGATGTGAAATGATCGCTATGGATGCTACAAGAAGAAGCAGACCTGAGGGCATTGAATTAGGGGAATTAGTACGGTATGTTCGAGAAAAGGATGCATCGATACAATTAATGGCTGATATTGCTACTTTAGAGGATGCCATACAAGCTGATCAGCTTGGCTTTGATTGTGTGTCGACTACCTTGTATGGCTATACGGAGGAAACAAAGAATAAGAAGCTTTATGATAACGATTTTGAGTTTTTAAAAGAAGTAATTGAGAGTGTTAGTATTCCTGTCATTGCTGAAGGCAATGTCATAACTCCTGAAATGGCAAAACGCTGTTTGCAACTTGGTGCGTATTCTGTTGTGGTCGGTGGTGCGATTACTAGACCGCAGCAAATTACCGAACGGTTTGTAGAGACATTAAATTGA
- a CDS encoding tRNA-dihydrouridine synthase, whose protein sequence is MKDNFWRDLPRPFFVLAPMEDVTDVVFRHVVSKAGRPDVFFTEFTNSESYCHPDGKDSVRGRLTFTEDEQPMVAHIWGDKPENFRQMSIGMAEMGFKGLDINMGCPVPNVAGNGKGSGLICRPEVAAELIQAAKAGGLPVSVKTRLGYTDIEEWRDWLTHVLEQDIANLSIHLRTRAEMSKVDAHWELIPEIKKLRDEIAPDTLLTINGDIPDRETGLKLAEQYGVDGIMIGRGIFTNPFAFEKEPKEHSSKELLDLLRLHLDLHDEYSKTEARAYKPLPRFFKIYLRGFRGASELRNQCMNTKSTDEVRALLDEFERKYLEEVQEQ, encoded by the coding sequence ATGAAAGATAATTTCTGGCGTGATTTACCACGACCATTTTTTGTATTGGCACCGATGGAAGATGTGACGGATGTTGTGTTCCGTCATGTAGTTAGCAAAGCTGGCAGACCAGATGTATTCTTTACAGAGTTCACGAACTCAGAAAGCTACTGTCATCCAGATGGAAAGGATAGTGTCCGTGGTCGTTTGACTTTCACGGAGGATGAACAGCCGATGGTAGCCCACATATGGGGAGACAAGCCTGAGAACTTCCGTCAAATGAGCATTGGTATGGCAGAGATGGGATTTAAAGGTTTGGATATTAATATGGGCTGTCCTGTTCCTAATGTTGCGGGAAATGGAAAGGGAAGCGGACTTATTTGCCGTCCGGAAGTTGCAGCAGAACTGATTCAAGCTGCAAAAGCTGGCGGATTGCCAGTTAGTGTGAAAACCAGACTTGGTTACACCGATATAGAAGAATGGCGCGATTGGCTTACACATGTATTGGAACAGGATATTGCTAATCTGTCCATCCATCTGCGTACAAGAGCGGAAATGAGCAAAGTAGATGCACATTGGGAACTGATTCCGGAAATCAAGAAACTTCGTGACGAGATAGCGCCAGATACACTTCTGACGATCAATGGCGATATCCCTGACCGTGAAACTGGCCTGAAACTCGCTGAACAATACGGAGTTGACGGTATTATGATTGGGCGCGGTATTTTTACAAATCCGTTTGCCTTCGAAAAGGAGCCGAAAGAGCACAGCAGTAAGGAATTGCTTGATCTTTTGAGACTGCATCTGGATCTTCATGATGAATATTCTAAAACAGAAGCCCGTGCGTACAAGCCTCTTCCTCGTTTCTTTAAGATTTATCTCCGTGGATTCAGAGGAGCAAGTGAATTAAGAAATCAATGCATGAACACAAAATCTACTGATGAAGTGCGTGCATTGCTTGATGAGTTTGAGAGAAAGTATCTTGAAGAGGTGCAAGAGCAGTAG
- a CDS encoding GNAT family N-acetyltransferase, whose amino-acid sequence MEYKDRFRMAAEKDLDYIVAMLADDVLGSKRERYEHPLPTSYRKAFQAIVSDPNNELVVAYDGKDNVIGVQQITFTPYLTHQGGWRATIEGVRTASSVREEGIGSELIKWGIKRAKDRGCHVVQLTTDKKRPDALRFYERLGFKATHEGLKLKLY is encoded by the coding sequence ATTGAATACAAAGATAGGTTCAGGATGGCTGCTGAAAAGGATTTAGATTATATTGTTGCGATGCTTGCAGATGACGTTTTGGGAAGTAAGCGTGAACGGTATGAGCATCCACTTCCTACTAGTTATAGAAAAGCATTTCAGGCTATTGTATCTGATCCCAATAACGAGTTAGTGGTGGCTTATGACGGCAAGGACAACGTGATTGGCGTCCAGCAAATTACGTTTACTCCTTATTTAACACACCAAGGTGGATGGAGAGCTACAATCGAAGGGGTAAGGACAGCATCTTCAGTAAGGGAAGAGGGAATAGGTTCTGAACTGATAAAGTGGGGAATTAAACGCGCTAAAGACCGAGGTTGTCATGTAGTACAATTGACTACTGACAAAAAAAGACCAGATGCATTACGGTTTTATGAACGGTTAGGGTTTAAAGCAACGCATGAAGGTCTAAAGCTTAAGCTTTACTGA
- a CDS encoding MATE family efflux transporter, whose amino-acid sequence MKQLFTFAGPIMLTNLLQVSYQFIDSLWVGNLLGANALGAVTVSSTVLLTVLAFIIGINNTTLTVLSQQRGRGDARGLKNYLNAFVVVLGLLSIFVGIIGLLFSRQIVIMLGTPAEMVDEAKDYLQINFIGILFLMGYNFIGTVLRALGDSKTPLKFVFIAVTLNTILVPLFISGFGWGIQGAAYATVLSQAVAFLLGLGYILRNGLAPLSIPFLPKKEQVLLILKLGIPSGLQMMVIYAGVTAIMSVVNSFGGSVVAGFGASQRIDSLITLPAMALGTAVNSMAGQNIGMGRWDRVKEIAKYGALYNLAIMLVIAILVFLLAEPLTNLFIEEKSAVSFGTDYLKIIAFFYPFIGLNFILNGIVRSSGAMYQVLILNILSFWLLRYPLTYICSSYIGENGIALGMGISFILSSIFSFSYYKWGKWEKKQLFEDEKRINNDEEKR is encoded by the coding sequence ATGAAACAGCTCTTCACTTTTGCCGGACCTATTATGCTTACGAACTTATTACAGGTTTCGTATCAATTTATCGACAGTCTCTGGGTCGGGAATCTTCTAGGTGCAAATGCTCTAGGTGCAGTAACCGTCTCCTCCACGGTCTTGTTAACAGTGCTTGCATTCATTATAGGAATTAATAATACTACCTTGACTGTTTTGTCCCAGCAAAGAGGACGGGGAGATGCAAGAGGATTAAAAAACTATTTAAATGCCTTTGTCGTCGTACTTGGGTTATTATCCATATTTGTTGGCATTATCGGTTTGCTTTTCTCCCGTCAGATTGTCATCATGCTCGGTACACCTGCTGAGATGGTGGATGAAGCTAAGGACTATTTACAAATTAACTTTATAGGTATTCTATTTTTAATGGGCTACAACTTTATCGGCACAGTCCTAAGAGCTTTAGGGGATAGTAAAACACCGTTAAAGTTTGTTTTCATCGCCGTCACTTTGAACACCATACTCGTTCCGCTATTCATATCCGGCTTTGGCTGGGGAATACAAGGCGCAGCATATGCCACTGTCTTATCGCAGGCAGTCGCTTTCCTTTTAGGTTTGGGATACATACTTCGCAATGGACTCGCTCCGTTGTCTATCCCCTTCTTACCAAAGAAGGAACAAGTATTGCTTATTTTAAAGCTCGGAATACCATCCGGACTGCAGATGATGGTTATCTATGCTGGTGTGACTGCCATTATGAGTGTCGTCAATTCCTTCGGGGGATCGGTCGTCGCCGGCTTTGGAGCCTCTCAAAGAATTGACAGCCTGATTACCCTTCCTGCCATGGCTCTAGGGACAGCCGTCAACAGTATGGCTGGTCAGAATATCGGAATGGGCCGCTGGGATCGGGTTAAAGAAATAGCCAAGTACGGAGCATTGTATAATTTAGCCATTATGCTCGTGATTGCGATTCTCGTTTTCTTGCTAGCAGAACCTTTAACCAATTTGTTTATTGAGGAGAAATCAGCTGTTTCTTTCGGCACTGATTACTTAAAAATCATTGCCTTCTTCTATCCATTTATCGGGCTTAACTTTATCTTGAACGGCATTGTCCGAAGCTCGGGTGCGATGTATCAGGTACTGATTTTGAACATCCTATCCTTCTGGCTGCTCCGCTATCCGCTGACGTATATTTGCTCCTCTTACATTGGGGAAAACGGGATTGCTCTGGGAATGGGGATCAGTTTTATTCTTAGCAGTATCTTTTCTTTTAGTTATTATAAGTGGGGGAAATGGGAAAAAAAGCAATTGTTCGAGGATGAAAAAAGAATTAATAATGACGAAGAGAAGCGTTAG
- a CDS encoding AbgT family transporter: MEQSQKNNFIMRSLNGIERVGNKLPHPVTLFFMFAAAVIVLSAIFSAIGVSVEDPVNEGETIAVKNLLNSEGILYLFESAVINFTNFAPLGTVLVTMLGIGIAERSGLISASLRGLVTSVPRTLMTAALVFAGVMSSMAADAGYVVLTPLGAVLFAGLGRHPLAGLAAAFAGVSGGYSANLLLTSLDPLLGGMTRDAAALIDPAYAEGMNYAMNYYFMFASVFLITILGTWVTDKIVEPRLGTYKGAVQGEVNYLKPLEKRGLWGALIAFLITIVGIALLVIPSWGPLRAGESSIIDAPFLNTLVPVILIVFFIPGLVYGLMTKEIKNDKDVANQLSDTMATMGSYIVLAFAAAQFVAYFNESNLGTVLAVRGAEFIDATGLTGIPLILIFVAVAFLIDLFIGSASAKWAIMAPVFIPMMMLSGYSPEFTQLVYRIADSTANIISPLMPYFAIVIAFAQKYDKKVGIGTLISTMLPYSIVFTIGWVLMMLIWMWTGLPIGPGTPVEYP; this comes from the coding sequence ATGGAGCAGTCGCAAAAAAATAATTTTATCATGCGGTCTTTAAATGGTATTGAACGAGTCGGCAACAAGCTTCCGCATCCGGTTACGTTATTTTTCATGTTTGCTGCAGCAGTGATTGTGTTATCGGCTATTTTTTCTGCTATTGGAGTAAGTGTAGAGGACCCTGTCAATGAAGGGGAAACAATCGCTGTCAAAAACCTGCTGAACTCTGAAGGGATTTTATATCTATTCGAGAGTGCAGTAATTAACTTCACTAATTTCGCCCCGCTTGGAACAGTTTTGGTAACGATGCTTGGAATCGGGATTGCGGAACGCTCGGGATTGATCAGTGCTTCGCTTCGCGGTCTGGTTACGTCTGTTCCCCGGACACTGATGACAGCGGCTTTAGTATTTGCTGGAGTGATGTCCAGTATGGCTGCGGATGCGGGCTACGTTGTACTGACGCCCTTGGGAGCAGTATTGTTCGCTGGTCTTGGACGACACCCCCTGGCTGGTCTCGCTGCTGCCTTCGCTGGAGTATCCGGAGGCTACAGTGCAAACCTGTTACTCACTTCACTCGATCCGCTTCTTGGAGGGATGACGAGAGACGCGGCAGCACTTATTGATCCTGCATATGCCGAGGGCATGAATTACGCCATGAATTATTACTTTATGTTCGCTTCCGTTTTCCTGATTACCATATTAGGTACGTGGGTGACTGACAAAATAGTAGAACCACGGCTTGGTACGTACAAAGGTGCTGTCCAGGGAGAGGTTAACTACTTAAAGCCTCTAGAGAAAAGGGGCTTATGGGGAGCGCTTATCGCCTTCCTTATTACTATCGTGGGCATTGCATTGCTGGTAATTCCCTCGTGGGGACCATTGCGCGCGGGTGAAAGTAGTATTATCGATGCGCCATTCCTCAATACACTTGTTCCAGTCATTTTAATTGTGTTCTTCATACCAGGGCTTGTGTACGGTCTTATGACAAAAGAAATCAAAAACGATAAAGATGTTGCCAATCAATTGTCGGATACCATGGCAACGATGGGCTCCTACATTGTCCTTGCTTTCGCGGCAGCGCAATTCGTTGCTTATTTCAATGAATCAAATCTTGGTACTGTCCTCGCTGTACGAGGTGCAGAATTCATTGATGCGACTGGTCTTACGGGCATACCGCTGATTCTGATCTTCGTCGCAGTCGCTTTTCTTATCGATTTGTTTATCGGAAGTGCCTCTGCTAAATGGGCTATAATGGCACCTGTGTTCATCCCGATGATGATGCTGTCAGGATATTCACCTGAGTTCACACAGCTCGTATACAGAATAGCCGACTCAACCGCAAATATTATCTCCCCGCTGATGCCTTACTTTGCGATCGTCATTGCCTTCGCCCAAAAATATGATAAAAAGGTCGGAATTG